In Halovivax gelatinilyticus, the following are encoded in one genomic region:
- a CDS encoding M48 family metallopeptidase: MDERLTIRLAVTLGLVLAIDLLLAVGLALVLEPWVAVVLARIGIETTAPSVAAVAVVVMAVLLVGQLRYTRQELLAETDATVAGPDDSALTDRVRRLAAQADMPTPTVAISRSPVPNSMAIGDLGSGTIVVSRGLVERLDDAELDAVLAHELVHLKNRDALVMTGATFVPALVADEYSPFDGLPSWVKPATAGTALLAAALLAGSFLDAPVVTPTGFVQFAVATVVTLVVAGLVLGVLAAALVGAAGSLSRYREYVADRDGAHLAGNPAALANALAGLSGDDRRPETDKRLTTQGLCLLPYGFDAPDQPSDADGRSVDFRSHPAVETRIARLREQAGRLETDRTR, encoded by the coding sequence ATGGACGAGCGACTCACGATCAGACTGGCGGTGACCCTGGGTCTCGTCCTCGCGATCGACCTGTTGCTCGCCGTCGGTCTCGCGCTCGTCCTGGAGCCGTGGGTGGCGGTCGTCCTCGCCCGGATCGGCATCGAAACGACGGCACCGTCGGTCGCGGCGGTGGCCGTCGTCGTGATGGCCGTGTTGCTGGTCGGACAGTTACGGTACACGCGCCAGGAGTTGCTGGCCGAAACCGACGCGACAGTGGCCGGGCCGGACGACTCGGCGCTCACCGATCGCGTGCGACGGCTCGCGGCACAAGCCGACATGCCCACACCCACGGTGGCGATTTCTCGGTCCCCGGTCCCGAACAGCATGGCGATCGGCGACCTCGGATCCGGGACGATAGTCGTCAGTCGCGGGCTCGTCGAGCGCCTCGACGATGCGGAACTAGACGCCGTCCTCGCACACGAACTCGTCCACCTCAAGAATCGCGACGCGCTGGTGATGACGGGAGCCACGTTCGTCCCCGCCCTCGTCGCCGACGAGTACTCCCCCTTCGACGGACTTCCCAGCTGGGTGAAGCCGGCGACCGCGGGTACCGCGTTGCTCGCAGCCGCGTTGCTCGCGGGCAGCTTCCTCGACGCGCCGGTCGTGACGCCCACCGGCTTTGTCCAGTTCGCCGTCGCCACCGTCGTCACGCTGGTCGTCGCCGGGCTCGTTCTCGGCGTGCTCGCCGCGGCCCTCGTCGGGGCGGCGGGGTCCCTCTCGCGCTATCGCGAGTACGTCGCCGACCGAGACGGCGCCCACCTCGCCGGAAATCCTGCGGCGTTGGCGAACGCGCTGGCCGGCCTCTCCGGTGACGACCGTCGTCCGGAAACGGACAAGCGCCTCACGACCCAGGGGCTCTGTCTGCTCCCGTACGGATTCGACGCTCCCGACCAGCCGTCCGACGCGGACGGGCGTTCGGTCGACTTTCGGTCACACCCCGCCGTCGAAACGCGCATCGCCCGGCTCCGAGAACAAGCCGGGAGGCTCGAAACGGACCGAACCCGCTGA
- a CDS encoding S8 family serine peptidase — MCSHHDPDPIDRVDVSRRTVLKTSALAGTGLLTGALGTTSALGTESGSIDPVYANVRVREASHAWERGYRGRPDRSLALTDSGTDARHPDIGPWSGVTVTTADGEFQLETTHAPPGHGDDEYETEELDAETFTGTNQGTVVLGLVDSPDLSPVDGTDRIEATLDWTSELPSEMEVRLLEDGNQRTSARGTDGPITTTYDGYDPEGDYSLEIVCWEGSVEYEAVASYQAIVDGGESGGESEPPGHAIDPFDPVERTGLPHLVGWHNDHDAYGSFSRPRDENGHGTHVASIMAGSGRASAIDPDRSRTDEPHAVLLLGDTLSYEVEAEAGTGVFVSVYGTAIDVVIEGPDGAELASASGVEGTSEESFETNIAETPTVHDEGEATYTVHVRTIEGELVTAGRVETVAVGAFRHAGETAGDATGGGDRSLHAGVAPGYSITSLTDLATATETLGEFADEFAETFNVRAVNMSWGYLGGLPLGAAGGALDDIPASIREIAEAGMLSVAAAGNDATPANGNGAPAVANEAISVVSTGPYDGIAAYSAGGIGGIDDETGEPYAKPDVTAPGGQVNVLDIAAANGEPEDDVTESSGDDEAASADLEPVTVLDELEYGALEPRTEFDDSISGDAGYEFELADTVLETLLDVDAELLGAHRNRDPEGDGRDGVRDYRGAAGTSMAAPSVAGIAGLVADAMEDDAPTAISLPEPAETGYRDVLRLKSTILATATETALTAAPYHRAKVPVYTHGRRDPYEGYGRANVGPAIDAVTRDLTDQTIAGTVGLAVPDDERAVAGYVRVDAPGEIEATVEFGHYSGGNADAARADPHVDLFVYDAQQPDEQTGEPTVVDSDAGIGGSAAVSTSVSVDDLEANDGERVFYVVAKLVAVPGLVNGFDCRAHLDLETAVDEDGFVVEGSAEADASIFSGGQTSRTEVDVDVRHPEEGRVIVRDTVPHGWSVDDEFGDVEATKPAFGGGTHVYFGLEDAQSVYEDLTHFARAPDDVADSDRYTFGPVAVSTETDGDGTLTDREWTTVSGTERTVTVLATDV, encoded by the coding sequence ATGTGTTCACACCACGACCCCGATCCGATAGATCGAGTCGACGTATCGCGACGAACCGTACTCAAAACGAGCGCCCTCGCCGGAACCGGACTACTCACGGGCGCACTCGGTACGACCAGCGCACTCGGCACCGAGTCGGGTAGCATCGACCCGGTGTACGCGAACGTCCGGGTTCGAGAGGCGAGCCACGCCTGGGAGCGAGGCTACCGGGGCCGACCCGACCGATCGCTCGCGTTGACCGACTCCGGAACCGACGCGCGCCATCCCGACATCGGTCCGTGGAGCGGCGTGACGGTGACGACGGCCGACGGCGAGTTCCAACTCGAAACGACGCACGCGCCACCGGGTCACGGCGACGACGAGTACGAGACGGAAGAGCTCGACGCCGAGACGTTCACGGGGACGAATCAGGGTACGGTCGTACTCGGCCTCGTCGACAGTCCCGACCTCTCGCCGGTCGACGGAACCGATCGCATCGAGGCCACGCTCGATTGGACGTCGGAACTTCCCTCGGAGATGGAAGTTCGCCTCCTCGAAGACGGGAACCAGCGAACCAGCGCCCGCGGTACCGACGGACCAATCACGACGACGTACGACGGGTACGATCCAGAGGGAGACTACAGTCTGGAGATCGTCTGCTGGGAGGGGAGCGTCGAGTACGAGGCGGTCGCCTCCTACCAGGCGATCGTCGACGGCGGGGAAAGCGGCGGCGAGTCCGAACCGCCGGGTCACGCGATCGATCCGTTCGACCCCGTCGAGCGTACCGGTTTGCCCCACCTCGTCGGCTGGCACAACGACCACGACGCCTACGGGTCGTTCAGTCGACCACGAGACGAGAACGGACACGGCACACACGTCGCCTCGATCATGGCCGGCAGCGGCCGCGCGAGTGCGATCGATCCGGATCGGTCGCGGACGGACGAGCCACACGCAGTCCTCCTGCTCGGCGACACGCTCTCGTACGAGGTCGAGGCCGAAGCCGGAACCGGCGTCTTCGTGAGCGTTTACGGAACCGCCATCGACGTCGTCATCGAGGGGCCGGATGGAGCGGAACTCGCAAGCGCGAGCGGCGTCGAGGGAACCAGTGAGGAGAGTTTCGAGACCAATATCGCAGAGACGCCGACCGTTCACGACGAGGGAGAGGCCACCTACACGGTCCACGTCCGAACGATCGAGGGCGAACTCGTGACAGCCGGCCGGGTCGAGACGGTCGCCGTGGGCGCGTTCAGGCACGCGGGCGAGACCGCGGGCGACGCCACAGGTGGTGGCGACCGGTCGCTACACGCCGGCGTCGCCCCCGGCTACAGCATCACGAGCCTGACCGACCTCGCCACCGCAACCGAGACGCTCGGCGAGTTCGCCGACGAGTTCGCTGAGACGTTCAACGTACGCGCCGTGAACATGTCGTGGGGATATCTCGGCGGGTTGCCGCTCGGAGCGGCGGGCGGCGCGCTCGACGACATTCCAGCGTCGATCCGGGAAATCGCCGAAGCCGGGATGCTGTCGGTGGCGGCCGCCGGAAACGACGCCACGCCGGCGAACGGCAACGGCGCACCAGCGGTTGCTAACGAGGCGATCTCCGTCGTCTCGACGGGTCCCTACGACGGCATCGCGGCCTACTCGGCGGGCGGAATCGGCGGCATCGACGACGAGACGGGCGAGCCCTACGCGAAGCCGGACGTCACCGCGCCGGGCGGGCAGGTGAACGTCCTCGACATCGCCGCCGCAAACGGCGAACCCGAAGACGACGTCACCGAGAGTTCGGGCGACGACGAGGCCGCGTCGGCCGATCTCGAACCGGTCACCGTCCTCGACGAACTCGAATACGGAGCGCTGGAACCGCGAACCGAGTTCGACGACTCGATTTCGGGCGACGCCGGTTACGAGTTCGAGCTCGCGGACACCGTCCTCGAGACCCTACTGGACGTCGACGCCGAGTTACTCGGCGCCCACCGCAACCGGGACCCAGAAGGAGACGGCCGCGACGGCGTGCGCGACTATCGCGGCGCCGCCGGGACGTCGATGGCCGCGCCGTCGGTCGCCGGAATCGCCGGACTCGTCGCCGACGCCATGGAAGACGACGCCCCGACGGCGATCTCGCTTCCGGAACCGGCCGAAACGGGCTACCGCGACGTCCTCCGGCTCAAATCGACCATCCTCGCGACCGCCACCGAGACGGCACTGACGGCCGCACCCTACCACCGGGCGAAGGTCCCGGTTTACACCCACGGGAGGCGCGACCCGTACGAAGGGTACGGCCGGGCGAACGTCGGCCCGGCGATCGACGCCGTCACGCGCGATCTCACCGACCAGACGATCGCTGGAACGGTCGGTCTCGCCGTCCCCGACGACGAACGCGCCGTCGCCGGATACGTCCGCGTCGACGCACCGGGAGAGATCGAGGCGACCGTCGAATTCGGCCACTACAGCGGTGGAAACGCGGACGCCGCGCGAGCCGATCCGCACGTCGATCTCTTCGTCTACGACGCCCAACAACCAGACGAGCAGACGGGAGAGCCGACGGTCGTCGACAGTGACGCCGGAATCGGCGGAAGCGCGGCCGTCTCCACCAGCGTCTCGGTCGACGACCTCGAAGCGAACGACGGCGAGCGCGTGTTCTACGTCGTCGCGAAGCTCGTCGCCGTCCCCGGCCTCGTCAACGGCTTCGACTGTCGAGCGCACCTCGACCTCGAGACGGCAGTCGACGAAGACGGCTTCGTCGTCGAAGGCAGCGCCGAGGCCGACGCGTCGATTTTCTCCGGCGGCCAGACCAGCAGAACCGAGGTTGACGTCGACGTTCGCCATCCAGAGGAGGGACGAGTGATCGTCAGGGACACCGTTCCTCACGGCTGGTCGGTCGACGATGAGTTCGGTGACGTCGAAGCGACCAAGCCCGCCTTCGGCGGGGGCACCCACGTCTACTTCGGGCTCGAGGACGCGCAGTCGGTCTACGAGGACCTAACCCACTTCGCACGAGCGCCCGACGACGTAGCGGACTCCGACCGCTACACCTTCGGCCCCGTCGCGGTCTCGACCGAAACCGACGGCGACGGAACACTCACCGACCGCGAGTGGACGACCGTCTCGGGGACCGAGCGGACCGTGACGGTGCTCGCAACGGACGTCTGA
- a CDS encoding serine/threonine-protein kinase RIO2 has product MVRNVASLLAELDPEDFYLLSGVEQGMRFSEWVQREKLPEFSSLTTEEVDYRVERCLKRGLIEKKTIQYEGFTLQFEGYDALALRALVEQDVIDEFGSPLGVGKESDVYEVRSYKPLALKYHREGYTNFREVNKERDYTSDRRHVSWLYTARKAAEREHEILESLYPTVSVPRPIAQNRHAIVMEKMDGVELSRAKLDDDQVVGIVDLLLAELASAYELGYVHADMSAYNIFVGESGVTIFDWPQAVPIDHPNADEFLERDLSNLLGYFERKYPRAVPDRSVRSVADQIRDGSFDTIAASSD; this is encoded by the coding sequence ATGGTTCGTAACGTCGCCTCGCTTCTCGCCGAACTCGACCCCGAGGACTTCTATCTCCTCTCGGGCGTCGAGCAGGGGATGCGCTTTTCCGAGTGGGTGCAACGTGAGAAGCTACCCGAGTTCTCGAGTCTCACGACGGAAGAAGTCGACTACCGGGTAGAGCGCTGTCTGAAGCGGGGGCTAATCGAAAAGAAGACCATCCAGTACGAAGGGTTCACCCTCCAGTTCGAAGGCTACGACGCGCTGGCGCTCAGGGCCCTCGTCGAGCAGGACGTGATCGACGAGTTCGGTTCTCCGCTCGGCGTCGGAAAAGAGAGCGACGTCTACGAGGTGCGATCGTACAAACCGCTCGCGCTCAAGTACCACCGGGAGGGCTATACGAACTTTCGTGAGGTCAACAAAGAACGCGATTACACGTCCGACCGAAGACACGTCTCCTGGCTGTACACCGCGCGAAAGGCGGCCGAACGCGAACACGAGATTCTCGAATCACTCTATCCGACCGTCTCGGTTCCGCGGCCGATCGCCCAGAATCGCCACGCCATCGTGATGGAGAAGATGGACGGCGTCGAACTATCGCGGGCGAAGTTGGATGATGATCAGGTCGTCGGGATCGTCGACCTTCTACTCGCAGAACTCGCTAGCGCGTACGAACTCGGATACGTCCACGCCGACATGAGCGCGTACAACATCTTCGTCGGCGAGAGTGGCGTAACGATCTTCGATTGGCCCCAGGCCGTTCCGATCGATCACCCCAACGCCGACGAATTCCTCGAACGCGACCTGTCGAATCTGCTCGGGTACTTCGAACGCAAGTACCCGCGTGCGGTCCCGGATCGATCGGTTCGGTCCGTTGCGGATCAGATACGGGACGGCTCGTTCGATACGATCGCTGCCTCTTCTGACTGA
- a CDS encoding lipoate--protein ligase family protein codes for MTDLAEREWRLIRDEPRPGAIQMALEEIAVRTAHEDDLRTVRTYDWNPSTLSLGYRQKAESVDWEFCDDHGIDVTRRQTGGGGIYHDAHADISYTIVAPADDVPGDLMECYALFCEPILDALDRMGLDADFASVPKSSVHGPSCYLRDVNPAHDIVVNTDGDGPSLKVSGNAQYRRKDAVIQHGSISYDLEPDRHLGVFADHDVSTERFAERVGSIRAATGIDRTEAVDTLANALGEWCDATDRDWRDDELNAAETLADRKYANDRWVRDREQPTPRS; via the coding sequence ATGACCGATCTCGCCGAGCGCGAGTGGCGGTTGATCCGCGACGAACCCCGCCCTGGAGCGATCCAGATGGCGTTAGAAGAGATCGCCGTCCGGACCGCACACGAAGACGACCTCAGGACGGTCCGAACGTACGACTGGAACCCGAGCACGCTCTCGCTCGGATACCGCCAGAAGGCCGAAAGCGTCGACTGGGAGTTTTGTGACGACCACGGTATCGACGTCACGCGACGCCAGACGGGCGGGGGCGGCATCTACCACGACGCCCACGCGGACATCTCCTACACCATCGTCGCTCCGGCGGACGACGTTCCGGGCGACCTGATGGAGTGCTACGCACTGTTTTGCGAGCCGATTCTCGACGCGCTCGATCGAATGGGACTGGACGCCGATTTCGCGTCGGTCCCGAAATCGTCCGTTCACGGCCCCTCCTGTTACCTCCGGGACGTAAACCCCGCACACGACATCGTCGTCAACACGGACGGCGATGGACCGTCGCTCAAGGTAAGCGGGAACGCACAGTACCGGCGCAAAGACGCCGTTATTCAGCACGGATCGATCAGCTACGATCTCGAACCCGACCGCCACCTCGGCGTCTTCGCCGACCACGACGTCTCGACGGAGCGGTTCGCAGAGCGAGTCGGGAGTATCCGCGCAGCGACCGGTATCGACCGAACCGAGGCCGTCGACACGCTCGCGAACGCGCTGGGCGAGTGGTGTGACGCGACCGACCGCGACTGGCGAGACGACGAACTGAACGCGGCTGAGACGCTCGCCGACAGAAAGTACGCCAACGATCGATGGGTACGAGACCGCGAGCAACCGACACCACGCAGCTGA
- a CDS encoding deoxyribonuclease IV, protein MNVGAHVSISGSRVSSDEETPPYDDIRNAIPRQLAFGGNCGQIFTTSPQVWAEPEIDDDAADGFRDETDEKLDGPWVIHSAYLVNLCTPKDGLREKSLSSLQAELDAAERLGVPYVNTHLGAHTGAGVDGGLDNAASAIGDLDIPEGVQLLIESDAGSGTKLGGEFSHLAGIIDRTDADIGICIDTAHTLVAGNDLTTPEAVDETIGRFDDEVGLEHLEYIHLNDSKHDVGTHKDEHAHIGEGYIGEDGMRAIVNHPDLRDLPFALETPTEDGRGFAWNIAKTKELRDD, encoded by the coding sequence ATGAACGTCGGAGCACACGTGTCCATCTCCGGATCGCGCGTCTCGTCGGACGAGGAGACCCCACCGTACGACGACATTCGAAACGCAATTCCCCGCCAGCTGGCCTTCGGCGGCAACTGTGGACAGATATTCACGACGTCCCCGCAGGTGTGGGCCGAACCCGAAATCGACGACGACGCGGCCGACGGGTTCCGAGACGAGACTGATGAGAAACTCGACGGACCGTGGGTGATCCACTCTGCGTACCTCGTCAACCTCTGTACGCCGAAAGACGGGCTGCGCGAGAAGTCGCTGTCGTCGCTGCAGGCGGAACTCGACGCGGCCGAGCGACTCGGCGTCCCGTACGTAAACACGCACCTCGGCGCACACACCGGCGCTGGCGTCGACGGCGGACTCGACAACGCGGCGAGCGCGATCGGCGACCTCGACATTCCCGAGGGCGTACAGCTGCTCATCGAGTCCGACGCCGGGAGCGGCACGAAACTCGGCGGCGAGTTCTCCCACCTCGCCGGAATTATCGATCGAACCGACGCGGATATCGGCATCTGCATCGACACCGCACACACCCTCGTCGCGGGCAACGACCTCACGACCCCCGAGGCCGTCGACGAGACGATCGGCCGGTTCGACGACGAAGTCGGCCTCGAACACCTCGAGTACATCCACCTCAACGATTCGAAACACGACGTCGGCACCCACAAGGACGAACACGCCCACATCGGCGAAGGGTACATCGGCGAGGACGGGATGCGCGCCATCGTCAACCATCCCGACCTCCGCGACCTCCCGTTCGCCCTCGAGACGCCGACCGAGGACGGCCGCGGCTTCGCGTGGAATATCGCGAAGACGAAAGAGCTCCGCGACGACTGA
- a CDS encoding class I SAM-dependent methyltransferase gives MREFSADYLRRTREGMWDDTRQALCGLSLEDRERVLDVGCGTGELSRVLVEETPAETTVIGCDVDTTLLARASESVPVVAGDARRLPFPDDSFDLIVCQALLINLPDPAAAVAEFARVSSDLVAAIEPDNSAVTIRSSVEGEPALASRARDAYLDGVDTDVALGASARDAFESADLSVCGSARYDHDRSIEPPYDAAAVRSARRKASGAGLAEDRTTLLEGELTPEGYDDLRADWREMGRTVIAQMGERDYRRTETVPFYVTVGRVDD, from the coding sequence GTGCGCGAGTTTTCAGCCGACTACCTTCGCCGGACGCGCGAGGGAATGTGGGACGATACGAGGCAAGCGCTCTGCGGTCTCTCGCTCGAAGACCGCGAGCGGGTGCTCGACGTCGGTTGTGGAACCGGAGAACTGAGTCGAGTGCTCGTCGAAGAGACGCCGGCGGAGACGACCGTCATCGGCTGTGACGTGGATACGACGCTGCTGGCCCGTGCGAGTGAATCGGTTCCGGTCGTCGCGGGGGACGCCCGTCGACTCCCGTTTCCGGACGATTCGTTCGATCTGATCGTCTGCCAGGCGTTACTGATCAACCTCCCCGACCCCGCCGCTGCCGTCGCCGAGTTCGCTCGCGTCTCGTCCGACCTGGTCGCGGCCATCGAACCCGACAACAGCGCGGTGACGATCCGATCGAGCGTCGAGGGTGAACCCGCGCTCGCCTCCAGGGCCAGAGACGCCTACCTCGACGGCGTCGATACGGACGTCGCTCTCGGGGCGTCGGCGCGCGATGCGTTCGAGTCGGCCGACCTCTCGGTCTGTGGGTCGGCCAGGTACGATCACGATCGATCGATCGAGCCGCCGTACGACGCGGCCGCGGTCCGATCGGCCCGCCGAAAAGCCTCCGGCGCCGGCCTGGCCGAGGACCGAACGACCCTCCTCGAGGGCGAACTGACGCCGGAAGGGTACGACGACCTGCGAGCCGACTGGCGGGAGATGGGTCGAACGGTTATCGCACAGATGGGCGAGCGGGACTACCGACGCACGGAGACGGTTCCGTTCTACGTGACGGTGGGGCGTGTAGACGACTGA
- a CDS encoding DUF7095 family protein, which translates to MGFDRSAAVDRLERVIETVETEPAPVPIRELWVYGDLALGLDPIDRLDIYLTKDIYFETDRDREESFYESHGVRGVGTAVDADWAEANPERVRANEHGHVAPERCLAAHLLEGDEPIHLEVCNASFEDNVSQRLRGARLREEYSQLLDPRGVCLWVDGTRSESAFEKLRESEFAMPTLSAALEMLGMDEAEASVAAKEVHAWRDEQEGVTVRGDVV; encoded by the coding sequence ATGGGATTCGACCGATCCGCGGCGGTCGATCGACTGGAGCGCGTGATCGAAACCGTCGAGACCGAGCCCGCGCCGGTTCCGATCAGGGAGCTGTGGGTCTACGGCGACCTCGCACTCGGTCTCGATCCGATCGACAGGCTCGACATCTACCTCACGAAAGACATTTACTTCGAAACCGACCGCGATCGCGAGGAGTCGTTTTACGAGTCTCACGGCGTTCGCGGCGTCGGGACCGCCGTGGACGCCGACTGGGCCGAGGCCAACCCGGAGCGCGTGCGAGCGAACGAACACGGCCACGTCGCTCCGGAACGCTGTCTCGCCGCACACTTACTCGAAGGCGACGAGCCGATCCACCTCGAAGTCTGTAACGCCTCGTTCGAGGACAACGTTTCTCAACGGCTTCGCGGCGCGAGACTTCGCGAGGAGTACTCACAGCTGTTAGACCCGCGCGGCGTCTGTCTCTGGGTCGACGGAACGCGATCCGAGTCGGCGTTCGAGAAGCTCCGCGAGAGCGAGTTCGCCATGCCGACGCTGTCAGCCGCCCTCGAAATGCTCGGAATGGACGAAGCCGAAGCGTCGGTCGCCGCGAAAGAAGTCCACGCCTGGCGAGACGAACAGGAGGGCGTGACCGTCCGCGGCGACGTCGTCTGA
- a CDS encoding alpha/beta fold hydrolase — protein sequence MRHRVFNEAGSDDLVFLMGFGNRYTHENASWFIGTLANAGYRVHAFEFPVDVTDFRADWVEPVAEYVRDLDDYQLLAHSAGCLIGQALDGADNHVYLAPFWGYGPLWNETVLELVGAIPTDFPFLPVRGLDRDALGVQATDHQLATMARWVSPAFVRETLAAQESILEIDHDAVAFCSLTDPVIDLAVVGENVPAEHVVLYDGGHELFSSPERDQYVETVISALEDGAAAIEREPLVAD from the coding sequence ATGCGCCACCGAGTGTTCAACGAAGCCGGTTCCGACGATCTCGTCTTCCTCATGGGCTTTGGAAACCGGTACACGCACGAGAACGCGAGCTGGTTCATCGGAACCCTCGCAAACGCCGGGTATCGGGTCCACGCCTTCGAGTTTCCGGTCGACGTGACTGACTTTCGCGCCGACTGGGTGGAACCGGTCGCCGAGTACGTCCGCGACCTGGACGACTACCAGCTACTCGCACACAGCGCCGGCTGCCTGATCGGCCAGGCGCTCGACGGCGCGGACAATCACGTCTATCTCGCCCCGTTCTGGGGGTACGGACCGCTGTGGAACGAGACCGTGCTGGAACTCGTCGGGGCGATTCCGACCGACTTTCCGTTTCTCCCCGTCCGAGGGCTCGACCGCGACGCGCTGGGCGTGCAAGCGACGGATCACCAGCTCGCCACGATGGCGCGGTGGGTTTCGCCGGCGTTCGTGAGAGAGACGCTCGCCGCCCAGGAATCGATACTCGAGATCGATCACGACGCCGTCGCGTTCTGTTCGCTGACCGATCCAGTCATCGACCTCGCCGTCGTCGGCGAGAACGTCCCTGCCGAACACGTCGTTCTCTACGACGGCGGTCACGAGCTGTTCTCCTCACCTGAGCGAGATCAGTACGTCGAGACCGTCATCTCCGCGCTCGAAGACGGAGCGGCGGCGATCGAACGCGAACCACTGGTGGCAGACTGA
- the ncsA gene encoding tRNA 2-thiolation protein NcsA: MDCDRCDEEAVMHAAYSGAHLCSDHLLQSIEKRVRRRVRRDGLVPREASPENPQTWVIGLSGGKDSVVLTHILHETFAEDPRIELVGLTIHEGIDGYRDKSLDACVELADSLEFRHEVVSYADEFGIRMDDVVEDDPEGMAACAYCGVFRRDVLSRYAEKLDADLLLTGHNLDDEAQTALMNILEGDVAQVAKHFDASLGPIAERELSDEFVARAKPLRDVPEKEVALYAHLADLPAHITECPHSSEAYRGEIQRVLYGLEENHPGTRHSIMAGYEELAGIVADHVSGADGAELTECPSCGSTTSVTGDQCRKCTLLDALA; this comes from the coding sequence ATGGATTGCGATCGATGCGACGAGGAGGCGGTCATGCACGCCGCGTACTCCGGCGCCCACCTCTGTAGCGACCACCTCTTACAATCGATCGAAAAGCGCGTCAGGCGGCGAGTTCGTCGCGACGGTCTTGTCCCGAGAGAGGCGTCGCCCGAGAACCCGCAGACGTGGGTGATCGGCCTCTCTGGTGGAAAAGATAGCGTCGTTCTCACGCACATTCTTCACGAGACGTTCGCCGAGGATCCGCGGATCGAACTCGTCGGACTGACGATCCACGAGGGGATCGACGGCTACCGCGATAAGAGCCTCGACGCCTGCGTCGAACTGGCCGACTCGCTCGAGTTTCGTCACGAGGTCGTCTCTTACGCCGACGAGTTCGGCATCCGGATGGACGACGTCGTCGAAGACGATCCAGAAGGCATGGCCGCCTGCGCCTACTGCGGCGTCTTTCGACGCGACGTGCTCTCCCGGTACGCCGAGAAACTGGATGCGGACCTGCTGTTGACCGGTCACAACCTGGACGACGAAGCGCAAACGGCGCTGATGAATATTCTGGAAGGCGACGTCGCACAGGTCGCAAAACACTTCGACGCGAGTCTCGGTCCGATCGCTGAACGCGAACTGAGCGACGAGTTCGTCGCCCGAGCGAAGCCGCTTCGCGACGTGCCCGAAAAAGAAGTCGCCCTCTACGCCCACCTCGCTGATCTGCCCGCCCACATCACCGAGTGTCCACACTCCAGCGAGGCCTATCGCGGCGAGATCCAGCGCGTACTCTACGGTCTGGAGGAAAATCACCCCGGAACGCGTCACTCGATCATGGCCGGCTACGAAGAACTCGCAGGGATCGTCGCTGACCACGTTAGCGGGGCCGACGGAGCCGAGCTCACGGAGTGTCCGTCCTGCGGGTCGACCACGTCGGTCACTGGCGATCAGTGTCGCAAGTGTACGCTGTTAGATGCGCTGGCCTGA
- a CDS encoding membrane-associated protein, translated as MQTTLLTVTIAVGFGLFFVGEGLVLGKILQPAVFFVGYVTIVTPPWPALTLVTAASAVGATVGQWMLYRTITPTRPAPGNARLSIGVLSRIPGLIRRWLGHRWVALVERQVDRFGRIGIAVCTALPAVRTVVPIVAGLGVQPERGYVIASGVGNACYMVLLLGAAYGVLGLGRLFVGL; from the coding sequence ATGCAAACGACACTTCTCACGGTGACGATCGCGGTCGGTTTCGGCCTCTTTTTCGTCGGCGAGGGACTCGTTCTCGGAAAAATTCTCCAACCCGCCGTCTTCTTCGTTGGGTACGTCACCATCGTCACGCCGCCGTGGCCGGCACTCACGCTCGTGACGGCCGCGTCGGCGGTCGGTGCGACGGTCGGCCAGTGGATGCTCTATCGGACGATCACGCCGACGAGACCGGCTCCCGGAAACGCGCGACTGTCGATCGGTGTGCTGAGTCGAATCCCCGGGCTCATCCGGCGCTGGCTGGGCCACCGGTGGGTGGCACTCGTCGAACGGCAGGTCGACCGATTCGGGCGGATCGGTATCGCCGTCTGTACGGCGTTGCCGGCGGTTCGAACCGTCGTTCCGATCGTCGCCGGACTCGGGGTGCAACCGGAACGTGGGTACGTGATCGCCTCGGGCGTCGGAAACGCGTGTTACATGGTACTCCTTCTCGGAGCGGCGTACGGCGTCCTCGGACTCGGGCGGCTCTTCGTCGGCCTCTGA